The Coraliomargarita parva genomic sequence CGTCTTCAAATGGCAGTCCTATACCACTTGGTTGAGTGGACTGGTACTCCTGATCCTTACCTTCTACACCCGGTCGGGATCGCTGCTGCTGGATCCGGCCAAGACCGATATGCCGGGCTGGCAGGCATCAGTTATCAGCTTGCTCTCGCTGATCGGTTTTTGGTTCGTCTATGACGGTGTCTGGCGCAGCCCGCTGAAAAAGAAGCCGCTTTATGCGGTTGCCACGCTGGTGGTTATCTTTCTCGCCTATGCGCTTTGGATCAACGGGATCTTCAACGGCCGCTTTGTTTACCTGCAACTGGGGGCGATGATCGCGACAACCATGAGTGCGAATGTGCGCACCGTGATCATACCGAACCAGAAGAAGATCATGGCCAACCTGTTGGAAGGGAAGCCGCACGATCTCGAAATCGGGCACCAGGCAAAGATGCGGTCCCTGACCAATCACTATGTAACCTTCCCGGTGATCTTCCTGATGCTGAGCGCCCACTTCCCCATGCTGTACGGAAGCGAGCACAACATCCTGCTCATGATGATCATCTGCAGCTGTCTGGTGATCATCAAGTACATGATGAACATCTATAACGAGTTCAGCGAATGGCTGCACGTTTCCATCGCGACCTTCGTGCTCGGGGTTTTTGCCGTCATTGTCGTGCTGTCTCTGCCGGGCAGCGGTTCCGCCAACGGAACGATGCCGGCCTTGAGCGAAGATGCCATCAAGGGCAAAGCCCTGTTCTCCTCGAAGGGCTGCTCGGCCTGCCACCTGCCGACGCCGACCACCATTGCTCCGACCCTGACGGGGCTCTACGGGCATGAGGTGGAGCTGCAGGACGGTAGCAAGGTCACAGCCGATGAAGACTATATCCGGGAGTCGATCCTCAATCCCGGCGGGAAAATTGTTCGTGGTTTTGGCCCGACCATGCCCGGTCTGGCGACCATCCTCAGCGATGATGATGTCGACGAGCTTGTCGAGTATGTGAAAAGCCTGTAAGCTGCGGAATACCAGATCAGAGATTACCCACCCAATCAACTAACCAACACAATGAGTGTGCCTCAATTGCTGAAACAAATCAATCCGCCCCCCCGTCTCATGATGGGGCCGGGCCCCGTCAACGCGGACCCGCGGGTTCAACGTGCCATGAGTGCCGATCTCCTCGGCCAGTATGATCCGGCCATGACCGGATATATGAACGAGGTGATGGCGCTCTACCGCGAGGTCTTCGTGACGAAGAACCACTGGACCTTCCTGATCGACGGAACCAGCCGTTCAGCAATTGAGGCCTCCCTGGTTTCCCTGGTGGAGCCGGGCGACAAGGTGCTCGTCCCGGTCTTCGGGCGCTTCGGCCATCTGCTCACGGAAATTGCGCAACGATGTGGCGCGGAGGTGATCGCGGTGCATAAGGAGTGGGGCGAGGTCTTTAGTCCGGAGGAGATCAAAGCCGCTTTGGAGGCGCATCGTCCCAAGGTGCTGGCGATCTGTCAGGGCGATACTTCGACGACAATGAATCAGCCGCTGGCCGAGATCGGTCAGCTCGCCCATGCGTATGACTGCCTGACTTATGTGGATGCCAC encodes the following:
- a CDS encoding urate hydroxylase PuuD, encoding MSPELIEFFNVVLRFTHVVAAIMWIGNSLLFTWMEINFIKDPNKNAKGALGHMNMLHAGGVYFLEKRVIDPTDIPAKLHVFKWQSYTTWLSGLVLLILTFYTRSGSLLLDPAKTDMPGWQASVISLLSLIGFWFVYDGVWRSPLKKKPLYAVATLVVIFLAYALWINGIFNGRFVYLQLGAMIATTMSANVRTVIIPNQKKIMANLLEGKPHDLEIGHQAKMRSLTNHYVTFPVIFLMLSAHFPMLYGSEHNILLMMIICSCLVIIKYMMNIYNEFSEWLHVSIATFVLGVFAVIVVLSLPGSGSANGTMPALSEDAIKGKALFSSKGCSACHLPTPTTIAPTLTGLYGHEVELQDGSKVTADEDYIRESILNPGGKIVRGFGPTMPGLATILSDDDVDELVEYVKSL